A section of the Gammaproteobacteria bacterium genome encodes:
- a CDS encoding SlyX family protein: protein MSEDRFIDLESRLAHQDQLLNELNDVMTQQQAKLMRLETLCNSLISRVRSIGEALPDGDPTNERPPHY from the coding sequence ATGAGTGAAGACCGTTTTATCGATCTGGAGAGCCGCCTGGCCCACCAGGACCAGCTGCTCAACGAGCTCAATGACGTCATGACGCAGCAACAGGCAAAGCTCATGCGGCTCGAAACGCTCTGCAACTCGCTGATTTCACGGGTGCGATCGATCGGGGAAGCGCTGCCTGACGGCGATCCGACGAACGAGAGGCCGCCGCATTACTGA